The DNA segment CGGGCATCGGCGGAACCGGCATTGTGGCAAGTTTAACTAAAGGAACGGGGACAAAATCCATCGGCCTGCGCGCCGATATGGATGCGTTGCCGATTCATGAAGCCAGCGGCGTGAAATACCAGAGTGGCTGTTCAGGAAAGATGCATGCCTGTGGTCATGACGGTCATACGTCCATGTTGCTGGGCGCGGCGCAATGGTTAGCAAGCGATAGCGCAAACTTCAATGGCACCGTTCGTTTGATTTTTCAGCCATCGGAAGAGGATATGCGTGGCGCACAGGCGATGATTGACGATGGGTTGTTTACGCGATTCCCCGTCGATGCTGTATACGGTATGCATAATATGCCTGGTTACCCACAAGGGCATATGGCGTTCAAAGAGGGCGCGACGATGGCCGCTGTGGATAGCTTAACGATCACACTGACCGGCAAAGGTAGCCATGGCTCAACGCCTGAAAAAAGCATTGACCCGATCGTGGCCGGTGCATCATTGGTGATGGCATTACAAACGATTGTTTCGCGAAATGTTGCGGCGCAGGATCAAGCCGTGGTTAGCGTGGGGGCTTTTCAGGCCGGTGATGCTGGCAACGTGATCCCGCAGGAGGCGGTGTTGAGGTTAAGCATCCGCTCCACCGATGAAAACGTGCGCAAAAATGTGCTGCAACGGATTCGAACCATTACTGAAGCGCAGGCTATATGTTATGGCGTGACGGCGTCCATAGAAAGCGCGGTGGCGGGCGTGGTGTTGATGAATACGCCGCATGAAACCGCGTTTGCCAAGCAGGTGGCGGTTGAGCTACTTGGCAGCGAGAAGGTTGTTGATATGCCTAACACGTTTATGGGCAGCGAGGATTTTGCGTTTATGCTCAAGCATAAGCCCGGCTGTTATTGCATTATTGGCAACGGTGATTCGCCGATGCTGCATCACCCACAGTACGATTTTGACGACCGCAATCTGAGCGTGGGCGCAGCATACTGGGTGGCACTGACCCAATCTTATTTGGCATAACGGCGTGAGTGGGTTGAGGTAGATTGCCTACCTCAACTGACTATCTTTACTGCCTCGACGATTGTATCCGCTGGCGGCCTGCTGCTTTTTGTCGATTTCTGCCTGACAGTTAACGCAAAGTTGTACTCCGGGCAGCGCTTTGCGTCGCGCTTCAGGGATCTCGACGCCACATTCTTCACAAAAATGCGCACTTTCGCCGTGGCTCAGCTGGCTACGTGCACGTGCAACGGCGTCATCAACCGTCGCGTCAATTTGATCCTGAACTGCCCCATCATTTGCCCAACCACTGGCCATATTCACCTCCGGTTATTTTTTAGGCTACATAAGTATAGATGGGGGCTTAGGACTCAGGATCAACCACGGCTTAAAAACTCAGCGTCGCAGATGTCATTATGAAATTCATATCTTTTAAATTGGCATGTTTTTCTAAGCTATGACCAACGTCGAAATAGGCATAGGCGAATTTAAACTGCAGCCATTTTTCTGGTGTCCATTGGGTTGAAATCTGATATTGATTGCCAATAAAGCGGCTGCCTTGAATGCTGTTTTTAATGGGTTTCATTGGGCTGAGGTAAAATCCGTCCTGCTTTTGCTGCCGCCACATTGCATCCCAGCTAAGATCAATGGAGAGGGTATCCGTTGGCGTTAACGTGACAGACGGGTGAATGTCTATCAGGTTGGCCGGTGCCACTAGACCGTTCTCGGTCAGATAAGGCAATTTAGGATACATGGCATTGAAGGTATTCAGTTCGCCGTCGTGCGGGTTTTTGTCGCCGCTCGCTATCCCCATTTTGCCGCCGAAACGTGGTCGCCATATCCATGTAGACGCGGTATAGCCCGCATGCACTGATGCGGACCACGCCCGAATAGTGCGTGATGCGCCATTGGGTGAAAACTCACCAAATTGATACGCGGCCTCATTATCCCAATCAAATCCCGCCGAACTGCCGAAAATGCGGCTGCCAACGGTATAGCGGCGTTCACTGCCGCTGCCCTGCGTGTAGGTAGAATCGTTGCTTTCGAAGCCAAAGGTGTAGAGATCGATAGAAGAGGCGAGTGGGGCTACCGGCGTCGTGGCATATAGCCCCCAGATTTTTTGGCTATTGTCGGTGTTATCATCAAAACTGCCTTTTTTGATGTTCACCGGATGACCAATAAATGCATCTACGCGATTTTTGGGCGTAGCCCAACTGGCGCGAACGGCATCGAAGGAGCGGCGCACGTTTGCTCCGTCGCGCGTTCCCATCAAATGCAGTGAGCCAAGTGGGATCTCTTGCCGTCCCACCCGCAGCGTGCCGAGACCCGCGTCGATAGGTAATTTTAAATCGATGTATCCTTGCCCTACGTAGGCGTGATCGTCATCCGTTGGCTTGCGTCCCTGATCGCGCGGCGTGGCGATCGATGAACCAAGCTGAACATAAGTTGACAAATAACGGCCATAGTCGAGTTTAGAACCCAGCAGAAAACGCTGCATAAAGGTACTATCTCGCCCTCCGCCATGGGCGGCCAGATCGCGTTGATCGCTCCATTCGTAGCGTTCACGCAGCGAACCGTCGAAGGAAAGCACCGTATTGTCAGTTAACGCTATCTGCTTCCATGCTGGTGATTCTTCGGCATGCAGATAAGGTGAGTGGACAAGCGTCGTTAGCATCGTTGTCGCAACCAATGCCGGGAGCCATCGATAAGATCGAAATTGATAAGAGTGTTGTTTATTAGACTGTTGCATGGGGATCGCTTGCTGATGTCGCGGTGCCAAACAAGGCTGACACCGCGATAAGATAAATATTATTTAGTGTCTTGATGGATTTCCGCAATATAGCCGCCAGGGAATTGCACCACGGCGCTAGCTCGTTTTTCGCCTGCGACCGACTGCCATAGTATTTTTGCACCGCTGGCCGTTGCTTTGCCGAGGGTTTCACTCAGATTAGCGACGCCATAGCCGGTACGTTCCTGCCCGAATGGATAGTTCAAATGTCCATCGGTGACAAAGATGCGGGTTTTTCCGAAGGCCGAGGACAAATTAACCACGCGAATAGCGCTATTTTTCTCACCGCCTATCACGGTAGAGCTTTGCTGTGAATCATCGACGACTTTGCCATTAGAGAATTTCTGATAGCTTTTAATAAAATCATCAACGCGATAGCGTGAAAGATAAATACGGTTTTCAGGAATAAAGCTTAGTGGCTGATAGTTAGGTGCTTTGGTATGCCAATACAGCTGCATATTCACGCCGCCTGGCCACTGAACAACAGCGTCACGTCCGATAGGATCGTTAAATGGCTCTACGATTACGTCGGCTCCGGCTTTTTTGGCGCTCGCTATCGCGGCATCCATATTGGTGACTAAGAAACCGTTACGCTCATTGCCAAACGGGTAAGGCGCTGGTGTTTGGAAATCAAATACGGAAAAGCTTCCGGATGGCGTTAAGATCAGCTGAGAATAGGTTTTGCTCGGTGTAGGGGTGACATCCGCTAAGACGCGCTGGGTCGTGCTTCCACCAAAAGTTTTCAGGATACTGTCGACGAAAGGATCCATTTTTCCCGGCTCGACATAGACGTGGGTGGTGTCGTATTGAGGGCCTACGCCAATATCCGCCGCCCAACTGGCCGGAGATAAAGTCACTGTTAATGCCGAAGCGACGGCGAAATAGATAGAAATACGCGCTGTTTGATTCATTTCAGTCCCCTTAATATTAAATGTTCGATGCTACCGGTTGAGTGCACTGCCGATGAACTGTTCATAAAATGCATATTACGGAGAAGTGAAATGAAGGATAGACAGTAATTTTTAACATTTAATTAAAAATAACTAGGGTAAAATAGAGTTGTAATTAACGAGGTTAAAGAGTGGGTGCTGGCAGAATAGTTGAAAATAGCCGTCACTCTGGATTTAGCAGAATGACGGTCTAGGAATAGTTCTAAAAAATAATTTCTTGTATCTTTAAAATGTATATTTATTAATGGTTAATGATATTGTCGTTTATTAATAATGGTGGAGTGTAAAAGCCCTCATCATTAAACAAAATTTCAGTGGTGTATTGGGCTGTATGCATACAGAGACGGAGTTTGCCAGTGTGCTTATTATCACATAATGAAAACTCAGCGCCCGTCAGACCGTTATCTAAATCAAATAGGGTTAAATAGGTCATTTCTAACTCATGTGAACGCAGCGTGAGTTGGCAAATGTTTTGCGTATTGGGATTATCTGGTGCATTGCTGGCAATAAGTAAATTTCGCGCTGAATTTTGCTCTGCCATCAACTTGGGCATTATTTGGGTATAAATAGTGACAGTCGAAGCGGTTGTCTTCGCCACCGTTTTCTGCATGTCGCTGCCCGACTTTACCCAACTCGGTTTCACATGGCATAGCATCGTTTCATTGTGAGCATCATCGTATTGCTCGGGAGTCGTTAAGCTGCCATTGATTATCCAATTTAAATCAGCGCATTGCCTGTGTGGATTTTGAATCGTTGAAATATCAATAATGATGTTACCGATAAGCATTACACGGCGTCTAAAGCTAACCTGCTGGTAAGCCTTCTCATCCCAATTTGTTATGTAAAAACTGTCGGGAGTTTCAGCCTTGCTTGCCCAATCAACTATCACGTCAATATAGTGATACTTATTGGTTTTAAGATAGGCGTTGACCACCGGACTCACCGGCGGCTGGTTCGCGAGATTGATTGCCAGCGTGCTATGTGACGCGGTTTTCTTGTAATAATCGCGATGTAAGTCGGTGCCATAACCTGTCGTCCCCAGATCTTTCACCAGCTCTTTGCCTTGGTGAAAAATAATAATGCTAAGACTATCGCTGTGATCGTGTTCTCCGCCGTAGGGAAGATGTTTTATCAGTACTGTGCTTTGCGTCTCTGGCTGTTGAAATAACGTTAAGCCAAGCTGACTATCGTTATTGAAAGTTTGGATAGGAAGGGCATTTCCCAGAGGTGCATGCTCATTGCCATACAGAATAAAATCGGTGTTGATGCGATTTTTCCGGCTATAAATAATATCCAATGCCTGTACATAACCCGGATCAGCATAATAGCTGTAGGCAAACTCATAGATGTCGGAATGGATAAGTTTTTCTTGGCCAAAAACGCAATCGTTAAGACGAGGGAAACAGCCGTTCGGCATTAGCAATGACAACGGTACACGAAGCATTCGCGGATAGTAGGGGAGATCTAATAAGCTGTATTTCGTTCCCTTAGCTATTTTCTCGAATGCAAAAAAACCTTGTAGTGCATACAGATGATAATGCAGCGAGCCTTCAAACCACAGGCTGCCATTAATTAGCGAATGTTCTAGCTGATAGCGCAAGCCATAGCGTGTATTTAAAGCAAAGTTAAGGTAGGGCTCTTTCTCCAAAACCAGCCCAATAACGGCAATGGCACTGTTAATTTTCACTTCATGGTTATGAATTTGATCGTGTCGCTGCTGCATCAAGAATTCAGCGCCGGGCTGTAATAATTGCTGCTGAATAAAATTTTGTTCGTCAGTGGATAAATGATCGCAAATCAAATCGTAGCCGCGTACAAAATCAAGCAAGCAATTGGCTTCACACAATGCCTGCGCATTCATTTTTCCGTTAGCGTTATAAGGAATGCCGCCATGCTCCTGATAGTAGGGATAATAGCTGGCATAAGTTAGCAATAGATCGCGAACGCGCTGGAAATAGGATTCATTTTCGGTGACTTGCCATAATAACCCGACTTCGTAGCAGGCCTTGGCATTTAAGCCATTCATCCAACGCCACCATGCGCCATCATAGGGCTCACCGCTGAAGGTTTTATTATCTACTGGGCAGTTATGATGGTGTTCATAGCGATAGTCCCAATTAAGTCGCACTCCGTGCTCAGGGCAATAATAGTAGTGGTTCCAGGTCGCAATTCCGGAGGTCGGTACTTTTAACGGATGATTTAACACCGTGGCGTTGTCGGCATTCAATGTATCAATCCACTCAGGCCAGCGCTGTGCGCGCTGGCGGATGATGGCGATTTCAAGGGTACTGAATTGTTTCATTCTCACCGCTTCCTTTTATGGCACCAACGACGCACTTACGGTCAACAGATTGATGTTTTTTGGATCTTTCTGCTCGAGATAAGCCGCTTTTTCTTTGAAAATAGCGTCAGGGTAGGCTCTTTCAGCGGCTAAAATATTGCCAACGGCCTCGTTTTCATCGAATTTTAATTCAGGGAACGGCCACGGCTTAGGGTTGTCGATTTGTTGAGCCACAACAAGCAAAGCTTGTTTAAGATTGTGATCGTCTAAATCGAAATGCCACATATCTATACCGGCTAGTTCACCATATCGCGCTAGGCGCATAAAAGCCGAAAGAGAGAAATTGGTGTAGTGCCATGAGCGTGTTCTCTCTATTTCTTCGGTGAGCAATCCCTTGTTATCTATTTGAGCCGCTAAATGACGCAGTTGGGCAATTTTTAACTGGCGGCGAGCGAGGTCTGGCTGATCGGTAAATAATGAAAAAGCAACAACTTGAGTATCGAAAAATGTGCCGTGGTTATTGTGCCAGTTACTTTCTTCAAATCCATTTTCACTGGTTAATAGCCATTGGTTAAACTGTTTATACCAGTGCTTAATAGCCTGATAATTTTTCTCGCTCAGCGTATTTGCTGGGCGAATAAGCTCAATGCTATCCATAACGTCAATCAAAGCACGACTATCGATAATGCCTATCCCTCGTCCATCTACAATTCCGGGAATAGCCTGTGCATAGGCCAAACTGGGGTTCATCTTGGTTTTGGGTGCGACAAACCATGCGGTGGCGAGATCTGCAGCCTTTTGTGCATATTCGATTTTGCCAGTGAAGTAATAAGCTAGCCCTAGGCGCTTCATGTCGTTGGCAAAATGCGCCATACGTTGACTGTCTGTTGCGTCAGTTTTGGTATCTGGATTCGTTTTCCCATCTTGGCGAATATAGGGGAGGTGATTAGGCGTATTGGGATTAGGCCACCAATAAGTACCAAAGCTGTAGTAGTCGTGTTTATTATTCGATGCCGGTGAAAGACTCTTATCAACGACGCTGTAATTGGCGTGTTTAAGTGCGCTGTTTGCCTCGGCGATAAGTTGTTCGAAAGCAGGCTGCAGCACAGATGCGGGTTGTTTTAGCTGCTGTTTGCTGGTGGCTAATGTTTCTGGCGAGTAAGTAAAATAGCGGGATTCGGCCGCATGGCTTAATGCAATAGAGCTAAATAACACGCATGAAATAACGCTGACGAGTAATTTAATCTTCATCATTTTTCCTATTTAAAATTGGTGTTTGTTACAAGGTAAATGTCATACCAATACGATAACGTGATTCAGGAATATTTCCCTCGCCGTCGTAGTATCCAGTTCTATCTAAATAATCATATTCGATATATGGGCTAAACCAATCATTCCACTTATAACGTAATGAAAAGGCATTTTCCGTCGACCAGGTTTTTCCATTTTTATATTCATACTGATCGCTGGCATGTTTATAAACTGTACCTTGATATTGCACGCTCCACGTATCATTTATTTTATACCTGAGATACAAATCTAAGCGATTAACGCTATCACGGTGATATTCTCCGTTATCATTTGTCGTTTCATAATCATTATAGTCATAGCGATAGCGTAGGCTAGTGCTAAGGTCTGGGGTGATTTTGTAATTAATTCGAAAATAAGGCCGAAGCTGAGTGCCTTTACTGCTCCAGTGTAAAATTCCCCCGGGCTGAAGGCTCCATTTATCGGTTAATTTATAGGTATAGTTGGTCTCTATTTCGTTATAGTCAGAGGTTATATCTCCCAGCGAATGTGCGCTATCGCTTTGATCAGCGCCGTTAGGCCCTTTGCCATTATTTTTGTTGTTTTTATTATCGGTTTCCATACTGGCCCACCAGCCATTTTTCCAGCTTTCGCTGACTTTGAAGCGAGACTCATAGCTGTGGCTGCCTGCTCGGTATCCACCTCGCACATCGAAGGTGAGCGCATGAGAAACGAGTGGGGTCGCTGCAATCAGTAAACTGATGACAGAAATAATCGGTTTTTTCATGATATTCCCTTATATAAAAGCAGTTTTGTGTGAGGTTTTATTGGCTTCTTTCTCTTTAACTAAGGTCCATAAGAAAGCAGCGCCAATAAGATCAAAAAACCCTAAACCGACAAAAAAGAAGTTGTAGCCAATCACCGCGACGGACGCGCCTAAGAACATTGAGAAGAGAAAGTTTCCCGTACCACCGCTGAGTGCAGCAAAGCCGGTCGCCGTAGCTACTTCGGATTTATTAAATAGATCCGAAGACATGGTGATAACGGTAATAGAGAGGCATTGATGTGCAAAACCTGCAATGCAGAATAGCGCGACGGCCAAATAGATATTTTCGACGTGACAAATAAAGGCCATGCTGACCATCAGACAGGCGGCAAATGTATAGGTAATTCGGCGTGAATTAATAATGTTGATACCGCGATTATTTAGATAACGCGCCATTATTCCCGAAAAGAGGCAACCTAAATCTGACGTTAAAAAAGGGAGCCAGGTAAACATCGCTACGTGGGCCATATCAAGATGACGTTCGGTGACTAAATAAAGCGGCATCCAATAATGCAATGTTCCCCATGCGGGATCGGCCATAAAGCGCGGTAGGGAAATGCCCCATAAATTACGATTTGTGAGCATGTCTTTGAGTTTAACCCGCTGGATTTTCTCCGTAGATTTAATCTGCCCATCGGCAATCAAAATGCGCTCTTCATCTGACAACGCCGGATTTTTTTCTGGCGACTGATAAAAGAATAGCCATAGAGCAACCCAAATAAGGCCAATCGCACCGGTAATAATAAAGGACATTTCCCAGTTATATTCGAGTATGGCCCAGACGACCAAGGGAGGTGCCAGCATCGCGCCGAGCGAGGTTCCCATACTGTAGATCCCGCAGGCCAAGCCGCGTTCTTTAGCGGGAAACCATTCTGCCACCACTTTCATCCCAGCAGGATTCGCCGAAGATTCGGTAACGCCCATGGTGCCTCGCCAAAAGGCGAGAGACTGCCAGCCGCCTGCCGTGCCATGAGCCATATTGGCGATAGACCAAGCGATAGCAAAAATGGCAATGCCCCATTTCACACCGATGATGTCGATGACATATCCCACCACCGGCGCAGCCAGCGCGTAGGTTGCTTGAAAGGCACTGACTACGTATGAATATTGTTGCTGACTGATACCGAGTTCTTTAATTAAGGTTGGCGCGGCAATACCTAACGCGCTGCGAGATAAATAGTTGGTAATTGTCCCTACGGTAACGAGCGCAATTATCCACCAGCGTAATCCTTTAATTTTCATCCGTTATTCACTCTTCTGTTTTATGAAACGATGTTTTATTAAAACAGATTTGATGTTTTGTTTATTGTGATCGATGATCAATATATTGATATTGTTGAATTTTTTCCATGAATGATTCTTTGAGACACATTATCGCTATCGATCATTTAATTTAATTATCGTGAGAAGAAGAATTTTTATTTGAAATAAACTGGAAGGAACTCAATAGATTGGTATTTTTTAGCTGAGTCTAATAAAGGCGTTATTACAATAAATAGCGATTTATTTAATAAGTATCGAATTTAAAACGTAAGGGAGAGGTTTCAACGTCACCCAAAATCAGGGGTGACGTTAAATAGGGAGAGGTTGAACTCAGCGACTATTTTTCATGCCGTTGACGCAGATTATTAATCACTGCGCTAAGATCCAGATCTTGATCCTGTAGCAATACCATCAGGTGATATACCAAGTCTGAAGCTTCATTCACCAGTTCGTCGCGGTCGTGCACCGTGGCGGCTAGCGCGGTTTCCACGCCTTCTTCTCCCACTTTCTGCGCGATTCGTTTGGTGCCGCTGGCGTACAGGCTCGCGGTATAAGAGCTTTTCGGATCGGCATTTTTACGCTCTGCAAGTAACTGTTCTAACTGGAACAAAAATGCCCAGTCGGAGGCTGCAGGAGAAAAACAGCTGCTGGTGCCTTTGTGGCAGGTTGGGCCCTGAGGCTCCGCCAGCACCAGCAACGTATCGTTATCGCAGTCGGGGGTGATGCTGACAACGCTAAGGAAGTGGCCTGAGCTTTCACCTTTGGTCCACAGGCGCTGCTTAGTACGCGAGTAAAACGTTACGTGGCGGCTACGATTGGTTTCATCGAGTGCTTCGGGCGTCATATAGCCCAGCATGAGCACTTCGCCGGATACCGCATGTTGAACGATCGCAGGCATCAGGTTATCAACTTTGTTCCAGTCTAATTGTTCTTTCTGCTGTTCAGATAAAAAGGATTCTTTTAACACAAGCGGATCTCCACACCTTGTTGCGACAGATAACGTTTCAAATCGCCAATATTGATAATTTGTTTGTGGAACACCGAGGCCGCCAGCGCGCCATCAACGTCGGCGTCGCGGAATGCTTCAAGGAAGTGCTCTGGTGTACCGGCACCACCGGAGGCGATTAGCGGCACATGACATACGTCGCGGATCAATTTTAGCTGGCGCAGATCGTAGCCGTTGCGCACGCCGTCTTGGTTCATCATGTTTAACACGATCTCACCGGCACCCCGTTTTTGCACTTCTTTAACCCAATCAACCGTTTGCCACGTGGTGGCTTTGGTGCGTTGTTCGTCACCGGTAAATTGATACACCTGATAGCTGTCGCTTTCGACATCAAACCATGTGTCGATCCCCACCACGATGCACTGCACGCCGAAGCGGTCGGCGAGGCGAGAAATTAAATCAGGATCGGCCAGCGCAGGGGAGTTGATGGAAATTTTATCGGCGCCAAAGGTTAAGATTTGCGAAGCATCTTCAACGCTTTTGATCCCGCCTGCGACGCAGAACGGAATATCAATCACTTCCGCCACGCGTGATACCCAGCTTTTATCCACGACGCGACCGTCGGATGACGCGGTGATGTCATAAAACACCAGCTCATCGGCACCTTCCTGCGCATAGCGTTGAGCGAGCGGCACGATATCGCCGATAATTTCGTGGTTACGAAACTGAACGCCTTTGACCACTTGGCCATCGCGCACGTCCAGACAAGGAATTATGCGTTTTGCCAACATGCGATAGCCTCCTTCACGGTGAATTTTCCTTCCAGCAGGGCACGCCCCACAATAACGCCTTGAACGCCGCTGCCGCGCAGGGCGGCAATATCTTCTAGGCTACCAATGCCGCCGGATGACTGAAACGCCACCTGCGGATAACGCGCACAAACTTCTTGATACAGCGCCACATTAGAGCCGCTAAGCGTGCCATCGCGTGAAATATCGGTGCAGAGCACATGTTTGAGGCCATAAGGCAGAAACTCGTCAACGATCTGTTCAAGCGTGACGCCGGAATCTTCCTGCCAGCCGCTAACCGCAATATTTTTTCTGCCGTCAGCCGCGATGCGCACGTCGAGCGCCAGAACCAGCGCATCGGCACCAAAACGGGTAAACCACTGTTTCACGACATCAGGCTGGCGCACCGCCGTGGAGCCGATGACAACGCGTGAAGCGCCTGCTTCAATCAGCGCCGCTACGTCGTCTTCACTGCGAATGCCACCACCGACCTGCACGGGAACGGATACACCGGCCAATAGCTTGCGCAGTAATGGGATCTGGCGCGCTGCCGGATCTTTGGCTCCGGTTAAATCAACCAAGTGCAGAACTTCACCGCCTTGTTGCTGATAATCTTGCAGGCGCGGTAGCGGGTCATTGCCATAATCGCGTTGCTGGCCGTAATCGCCCTGATGCAGACGCACTACTTTTCCGTCGATAAGATCTAATGCGGGAATAATCATTGGCGTGCTGCTCCTTAAAGTGACAATTCCAGAAAGTTTTTTAACAGCTGAGCACCGGCTGCGCCGGAACGCTCAGGATGGAATTGCACACCGAAGAAATTATCTTTTTGCACCGCCGCGCTAAAGGGCGCGCCATAGTTCGCTTGCGCGATGGTATTTTCGCACACGGGATAGGCATAACCGTGCACAAAATAGAAATAGGCACCGTCTTCAAGCCCTTGGAACAGGCGATGACCGGCGAGGGCTGAGACTTGGTTCCAGCCCATGTGTGGCAGTGGCAATCCATAGTCTTTCATCGTTTCAACAGGAGTATCGATGATGCCTAATGTGTCAGTATTGCCTTCATCGCTGCGGCTAGCCAGCAGTTGCATACCGAGGCAGATCCCCAAAACTGGCTGAGTACAGGCTTTGATCAGCTCAATCAGATTACGCTCGCGCAGCTGTTGCATCGCGGCTTGTGACGTTCCCACACCGGGAAGGAATAGCTTATCAGCGGTGAGGACCACGTCGGGTTCACGGCTGATTTTTGGCTCATAGCCCAGCCGCTGAATTGCATATTTCACCGAGGATAAGTTGGCACAGCCGGTATCCAGAATCACAACGTTAGTGTCGGCCATCATAAAACCCCTTTCGAGCTTGGCAGGGTATCGCCCTCAACGCGAATGGCCTGACGCAGCGTGCGGCCAAAGACTTTAAATAAGCTCTCTACGCGGTGGTGATCGTTTTTCCCTTTGGTTTTC comes from the Hafnia alvei genome and includes:
- a CDS encoding MFS transporter is translated as MKIKGLRWWIIALVTVGTITNYLSRSALGIAAPTLIKELGISQQQYSYVVSAFQATYALAAPVVGYVIDIIGVKWGIAIFAIAWSIANMAHGTAGGWQSLAFWRGTMGVTESSANPAGMKVVAEWFPAKERGLACGIYSMGTSLGAMLAPPLVVWAILEYNWEMSFIITGAIGLIWVALWLFFYQSPEKNPALSDEERILIADGQIKSTEKIQRVKLKDMLTNRNLWGISLPRFMADPAWGTLHYWMPLYLVTERHLDMAHVAMFTWLPFLTSDLGCLFSGIMARYLNNRGINIINSRRITYTFAACLMVSMAFICHVENIYLAVALFCIAGFAHQCLSITVITMSSDLFNKSEVATATGFAALSGGTGNFLFSMFLGASVAVIGYNFFFVGLGFFDLIGAAFLWTLVKEKEANKTSHKTAFI
- a CDS encoding heparinase II/III family protein, whose protein sequence is MKQFSTLEIAIIRQRAQRWPEWIDTLNADNATVLNHPLKVPTSGIATWNHYYYCPEHGVRLNWDYRYEHHHNCPVDNKTFSGEPYDGAWWRWMNGLNAKACYEVGLLWQVTENESYFQRVRDLLLTYASYYPYYQEHGGIPYNANGKMNAQALCEANCLLDFVRGYDLICDHLSTDEQNFIQQQLLQPGAEFLMQQRHDQIHNHEVKINSAIAVIGLVLEKEPYLNFALNTRYGLRYQLEHSLINGSLWFEGSLHYHLYALQGFFAFEKIAKGTKYSLLDLPYYPRMLRVPLSLLMPNGCFPRLNDCVFGQEKLIHSDIYEFAYSYYADPGYVQALDIIYSRKNRINTDFILYGNEHAPLGNALPIQTFNNDSQLGLTLFQQPETQSTVLIKHLPYGGEHDHSDSLSIIIFHQGKELVKDLGTTGYGTDLHRDYYKKTASHSTLAINLANQPPVSPVVNAYLKTNKYHYIDVIVDWASKAETPDSFYITNWDEKAYQQVSFRRRVMLIGNIIIDISTIQNPHRQCADLNWIINGSLTTPEQYDDAHNETMLCHVKPSWVKSGSDMQKTVAKTTASTVTIYTQIMPKLMAEQNSARNLLIASNAPDNPNTQNICQLTLRSHELEMTYLTLFDLDNGLTGAEFSLCDNKHTGKLRLCMHTAQYTTEILFNDEGFYTPPLLINDNIINH
- a CDS encoding DksA/TraR family C4-type zinc finger protein gives rise to the protein MASGWANDGAVQDQIDATVDDAVARARSQLSHGESAHFCEECGVEIPEARRKALPGVQLCVNCQAEIDKKQQAASGYNRRGSKDSQLR
- a CDS encoding oligogalacturonate-specific porin KdgM family protein, encoding MKKPIISVISLLIAATPLVSHALTFDVRGGYRAGSHSYESRFKVSESWKNGWWASMETDNKNNKNNGKGPNGADQSDSAHSLGDITSDYNEIETNYTYKLTDKWSLQPGGILHWSSKGTQLRPYFRINYKITPDLSTSLRYRYDYNDYETTNDNGEYHRDSVNRLDLYLRYKINDTWSVQYQGTVYKHASDQYEYKNGKTWSTENAFSLRYKWNDWFSPYIEYDYLDRTGYYDGEGNIPESRYRIGMTFTL
- a CDS encoding alginate lyase family protein; translation: MKIKLLVSVISCVLFSSIALSHAAESRYFTYSPETLATSKQQLKQPASVLQPAFEQLIAEANSALKHANYSVVDKSLSPASNNKHDYYSFGTYWWPNPNTPNHLPYIRQDGKTNPDTKTDATDSQRMAHFANDMKRLGLAYYFTGKIEYAQKAADLATAWFVAPKTKMNPSLAYAQAIPGIVDGRGIGIIDSRALIDVMDSIELIRPANTLSEKNYQAIKHWYKQFNQWLLTSENGFEESNWHNNHGTFFDTQVVAFSLFTDQPDLARRQLKIAQLRHLAAQIDNKGLLTEEIERTRSWHYTNFSLSAFMRLARYGELAGIDMWHFDLDDHNLKQALLVVAQQIDNPKPWPFPELKFDENEAVGNILAAERAYPDAIFKEKAAYLEQKDPKNINLLTVSASLVP
- a CDS encoding VOC family protein; protein product: MNQTARISIYFAVASALTVTLSPASWAADIGVGPQYDTTHVYVEPGKMDPFVDSILKTFGGSTTQRVLADVTPTPSKTYSQLILTPSGSFSVFDFQTPAPYPFGNERNGFLVTNMDAAIASAKKAGADVIVEPFNDPIGRDAVVQWPGGVNMQLYWHTKAPNYQPLSFIPENRIYLSRYRVDDFIKSYQKFSNGKVVDDSQQSSTVIGGEKNSAIRVVNLSSAFGKTRIFVTDGHLNYPFGQERTGYGVANLSETLGKATASGAKILWQSVAGEKRASAVVQFPGGYIAEIHQDTK
- a CDS encoding alginate export family protein — translated: MLTTLVHSPYLHAEESPAWKQIALTDNTVLSFDGSLRERYEWSDQRDLAAHGGGRDSTFMQRFLLGSKLDYGRYLSTYVQLGSSIATPRDQGRKPTDDDHAYVGQGYIDLKLPIDAGLGTLRVGRQEIPLGSLHLMGTRDGANVRRSFDAVRASWATPKNRVDAFIGHPVNIKKGSFDDNTDNSQKIWGLYATTPVAPLASSIDLYTFGFESNDSTYTQGSGSERRYTVGSRIFGSSAGFDWDNEAAYQFGEFSPNGASRTIRAWSASVHAGYTASTWIWRPRFGGKMGIASGDKNPHDGELNTFNAMYPKLPYLTENGLVAPANLIDIHPSVTLTPTDTLSIDLSWDAMWRQQKQDGFYLSPMKPIKNSIQGSRFIGNQYQISTQWTPEKWLQFKFAYAYFDVGHSLEKHANLKDMNFIMTSATLSF
- a CDS encoding M20 aminoacylase family protein → MKNFDSATLISQLQRSQAQLESIRHEFHANPELGFHETNTSSKVAELLNEWGYDVATGIGGTGIVASLTKGTGTKSIGLRADMDALPIHEASGVKYQSGCSGKMHACGHDGHTSMLLGAAQWLASDSANFNGTVRLIFQPSEEDMRGAQAMIDDGLFTRFPVDAVYGMHNMPGYPQGHMAFKEGATMAAVDSLTITLTGKGSHGSTPEKSIDPIVAGASLVMALQTIVSRNVAAQDQAVVSVGAFQAGDAGNVIPQEAVLRLSIRSTDENVRKNVLQRIRTITEAQAICYGVTASIESAVAGVVLMNTPHETAFAKQVAVELLGSEKVVDMPNTFMGSEDFAFMLKHKPGCYCIIGNGDSPMLHHPQYDFDDRNLSVGAAYWVALTQSYLA